A window of bacterium genomic DNA:
AAAGATAAAAAAAATCTCTATTTTGACAGCGACATAAAAGGCATCGGTAAAAACTTTATTACTGACCAAAGCAGATTAGATGCAATTGAAACTTATACTTTTTTCATAAAATTTTATGCACTCAAAGAATTTATAGATGCTGCCAATTCCCTTGCAGAACAGAATAAAAGTATTCATTCGCTTTTTAATGATAATACAGACATGCCTGAGTGGGAATTTACGAAAAAAATACTGCATGATGAAGGCCTTGGCAAACTTTCTATCGGGGATTTATGTAAACTGTTCATTGAAACACAGAAAGTTATCCTTTTTAAAACTGTCGCGAATAAAAAACGTGACGACATCCGAGGCAAAAAAATTATACCTGATTACACATCAGCAACAACTCAGGCAGATAATACTGATAATGTAATAAGCCGAATCCGGAAGGAAACAGAAAGATATAAAAACATGATCAGTAAAATAATTGGATTATAGAAGAATTGTAAAAGAAAAATATACACAATGATATTTATACTGCCATTTTGGCGGAATAAACACAATACGTATACAAAATCGTTGTGCTTAATACAAGAGAAAAGAAATGACACTTGAAGATTTAGGATATAATTTAGAGTTGAAAAATTACCGAAAAGACCAAAATCTTGATTCATTTGGAGTAGCTCGAGTTATATCTGAGCACAAGGAAAGGTACATTGTTAAGACCACAGAAAAAGAATATGATGGTGAAATAATCGGAAACTTACGTTTTTCAGCACAAAACAGATCTGATTTTCCAGCTGTTGGTGATTGGGTTGCAATTTCTGAATATGATGACAACAAAGTGCTTATTCATTCTGTTTTTCCAAGAAAGACCATCATTGAAAGGCAAGCGGCCGGCAAGCAAGGCGAGAAACAAATCATAGCAACAAATATTGATTATGCCTTTATTGTACAAGCGGTTGACCGAGATTTTAATGTCAATAGATTAGAAAGATACCTGACAATATGTAATACTTCTAATGTAAAACCAATTATCATTCTCAACAAAATTGACTTGATAAAAGAAACTGAATTAGCAAAATTGATTACAACTGTTCAAGAAAGAATAAAGCAAATTCCGATAATTTCTATAAGCAACGAGTCCCTAAAAGGAATCGAAAGACTGAAACAGAATATAGAAAAAGGTAAAACTTACTGTTTGCTGGGTTCATCCGGGGTAGGAAAATCCACTCTTTTAAATAACCTTTCAGGTAAACAACAGATGAAAACAAATGCGATAAGTACAAGT
This region includes:
- the rsgA gene encoding ribosome small subunit-dependent GTPase A, yielding MTLEDLGYNLELKNYRKDQNLDSFGVARVISEHKERYIVKTTEKEYDGEIIGNLRFSAQNRSDFPAVGDWVAISEYDDNKVLIHSVFPRKTIIERQAAGKQGEKQIIATNIDYAFIVQAVDRDFNVNRLERYLTICNTSNVKPIIILNKIDLIKETELAKLITTVQERIKQIPIISISNESLKGIERLKQNIEKGKTYCLLGSSGVGKSTLLNNLSGKQQMKTNAISTSTNKGRHVTSHRELLILENGGILIDNPGMREVGIADSTDGLNITFETIVELSENCKFKDCTHTTEIDCAVIAAVENGEIDKSSYKNYLKMKREKEHFESTVAEKRKKDKDFGKMVKNYKKGKKLNKY